The segment actgaagaaTTTAAAACTACCATTGACTACAGTCCAACTTTGGGATGTCAACTTTCATGTTTTGATTGAAACTGTTCTGAACGTACAGTTGGTTTGCtagcgacaaaaaaaaaaaagcggagacaactttagaaatgattgctAGATGTAAAATTCGGTTAGAAAAACTCAGTTTTCAGTGTCGACATGTTGGCAGGTAGAGAACAAACAGATCTTGTTAGGaagttgtcatttaaaaaagggagagaaacgAAGTGTGTGCTTGGGAAAAAACAtaaaactgggggggggggggggtaatctgATTATCGAGTAGCATAGTCAAGATGGCCAAGGTGTGAAGTCGTTTTAGTGCAGTAAGAGTTTGAATCGTCGACACAATGATCGTCAGTCTGTTCCCAGATAGCCTAATGTTAAAGGAACTTTGCTTACATTAGCGGCCGCTAGCCTAATGTTAAAGGAACTTTGCTTACAGTAGTCTGATGTTAAAGGAACTTTACTTAGTCTAATGTTAAAGGAACTTGGCTTACACTAGTCTGATGTTAAACTTTACTTACAATAGTAATGTTAAAGGAGCTTTACTTACACTGGTCTAATGTTAAAGGAACTTTACTTACAATAGTAATGTTAAAGGAACTTTACTTACACTGGTCTAATGTTAAAGGAACTTTACTTACACAAGTCTAATGTAAAACTTTACTTAACTGGTCTGATATTAAAGGAACTTTGCTTACACTAGCCTAATGTTAAAGGAACTTTGCTTACACTAGtctaatgttaaaagaatttggcttacatcagaaacatgtaaccTTACATTACATCTCATGCCATAAATGAACAACCTTACCCCCTAAaaattgaaattcaaaattcatctttatctgaaaatttgcatcacttgttacatgtttcagatgtccCTTTAGAATTGATATTTACATCTTAGCCTTTCACTTTTACAGTATAACATGGGAAGGCAGCGGgaaggattcaaaccctggactATCAAGATAatagtccagagtgcatactaccatacaatacctctattcaagtcactcttTCATGAAACCTAGGTGGACGCGATTCTCAAATacagctctaacaattttcctataaatttattCTCGAATACATCTCTAACAATGTTCTTGTAAATTTAACAGTTGGCGTATATCGCTGAGAATAGAATTACTAGCTTGGCCACAcgggggaaaactctagtttgaacattataatattccaaagtaaaaaataaataaatgcaaatttggctagagactacatctaggtctagagccaacatcagttttgaaaggactgtcgcgttcttgaaaggactttcATGTTCTGGATTTTCTGAATGTAAAggtttattgattcaagagaataataaattaattttcagGAAAATCGTATACATTGTCGtatagtctagatttaaaggcctattattggaattattcaatatttgtatgtaaatctaatatagattacatttagatgtagatctagatgtccatataacaaaccaataaataattttacaagGATGCCTTGCCCACTGGCTGAATCAGAAAAATCATACATTCAAGTTGCTGATGGTGTCACAGGTCCAATATCCAAattgaatcaaatatttttttatttttttttttattattttatattttaagtttaataatggCGGTATTGtcaacattaatatttttttttctattgtatcaAAGCAGTACATATAAAACACCTACTTCAATGTTAATTTTAAATCCTTTGAATTATCTCAGCAGGACAATTAAAAAATAGGAAtgaaaataaagcaaaataaatatcaaaagaaacaacagaaatctaataaaaacaattttatagaaatgtatGGTTTCAGAACCATTCTACCACAGATTTTGAACCAAATAAACAGTCATGGTAATTATGgagtttttaatataaatatgtaatcaataaacaaaagtaGTATTGTTTGTCTCTATGTTTATATGACAATAACATTAGATAGAGCATTGATTCAATTTCTATTTAATCTggtaatatttttaacaatatttaacAACAATAAAATGTGCTAGACATTAAAGTCACAATTGTTTTAAAACTTGATGAAATCTGTCTGCAAAAATATCCACATGTTTTTTCTCCAGTATCAGAGTTGGTCTGATTCTTAAGGTGGATGTACCACATGTTCCAAGATGAATACCTTGGtttacaaaagaaacaaaaaaaaaacactttttattgGTCTCCATAAAATATCAAAAATTTAGTCTATGCAATATACCATGCATTATAAAAGTAAATCAATTCTACAGCATGTTCCAGTTCTTCTAACAGCTTTcaactaaaaacaaatttatgaagAAAACTAATTGCATTAtgatcagttttaaaaaattagacttgacaaattaaagaaaatatttagtcTGATGAATATTTATGTCACAGTGAatttagtttgttattaagtgtGGCCTGAACCTTTTATTATcattaagttgaaatttattAATGATGTGTTTAGTATTGTTATCCTTTAGACACATATCATTTTTGTAAACCTATAAATAACATGATTATCAGAATGTTAGATTGGGATAGGGTTATTTCAGCAACCAATGAATTCTTACCAAGTTCCCTCAATTTGGCCACAGCTTTGTCTCTGGTCTGTGGGTCTGGGAAATCAATGGCAGCAATAGCGCCAAGACCTCGAGCTCTAGAGAGGAGATGAGGATACTTgttctgaaaagaaaacattaaaaatacatgaTCTGATTGCTGTTTTTTCACTTGAATATTAGTTGGCAGCTTATTGACAAGTAGCTTTGAGGAAAATCAAGATTGAAATAACACTCATCTTTAACTTCAGAGTCACAAATTGTCACTTTAAGACTTTTAAGGACTTGACTGACTACAATTGTTTTATGCAGAGAAAGGTGAATTGAATTCTGCAGGCCTATTGACTCTTTTGATAAGGCAAAATCAAAGGGGCAGCCAAATGTTTCTCTGTGTTTATGTTAGCTTCTTCCTTTTTTCTGTCAGTATTTATTTGCATGAAAGGAGACACTTATAATAGGTTTTAACTTTTATCAAGCATTAAATTGCTTCAATTGAGTATTCTTTCAAACTTGCTTACACATTAACAATGTGTCAAGAACAACAATCATTGAGTCTAAAAATACTTCTTACAGTGCTTAAGTCATTACTCCAGGCTCTCATAAGATTTGCAAGAGAACTGGAATGACTGATGATGGCTTTTAATCTCAAAACTAAGTAATTTTGGTAAGGTTAGCAATAATTTTCCAAGAAGGATAACTTCTgtcatgcaaaaaaaaagtctgaggGGAAACATTTATAGTGTCCCTTTGGCTACCTATTCAAGTTCAATGGTCTAGAATTTTAACTTTGCCCGTGTCACCCCCTGACATGGAGAGTTTGTGCAAGGACATAATGATCTTcacttctgaaggaacatctaaaaaaataaaaaaaatgtttaagccTGTGGCTGGAGTAAATTATTTACCTGAGCTGCTATCAATTTATTTAACATATATTTTCCTGTGTCTGTTGTCTTCTGCAAAAGTTGTTCATCTTTGATGACCTTGAGAACTTCCTTCAGCATTACAACTTTGGAAGGGTCACCAATCCATGTATTAAATATTCTGTAACCCTAGTAGCAAATAAATATAGTGTTATAACCAGTAATGTATCACATTTATTATGTCACAACATTTCAAGTGTCATTTCTTTCCAATTGATAAAAAATGATGTGGGGAAATTGGTTTTATGTTAAATATATTAAACAGCCCAGGTTTTATCTGGGTCAAGTAAATGCAGTAGATCAGTGTTTTCCTAATTCTGTTCCACAAGGCTTAaattactggaataattaattagtatagTAGGTCACCACAtgattaatctctctaaaaaaataagtaaagttttccgctaactactcagaatgtgtgaagtgttctgttaaggaaaaagtttgggaaccactgcagTAGATCAATGTGTTGGCCAAACAACATCCTCATAACTATTGGATACAACAATTTGTTCTTATTGGTCTTGAaggaactttttttctttttagagatagtcaacaaaaaacaaaatgttgaccatctcaataaaaaaaaaaaaggtaagagTTAAAAAGTTAAAGATCAATCAGTCAAAAGAACTGATGGATAGACATTAGTAGATAACATAAAAGATCTCCACCCTAGTTAGGACCTTTATGTCATTGAAAAACAGAAATAATGGAAAGATGGATAAGAGAAGACTTCCTGCCTGAAGAGTTCAGATCAACAGTCATAGTTCATGCAAAGCAAAGAGATGTTGTGCAATTAATTTGAACAATTCTTTGTTTATTTAGGATTGACTGAACAATTTAGACCTGCCTAGCTTTGTGGTATGTGCTTCAGACTGTCCTCATGGTGATTCCACGTTCACTGCTGCCATCAAGTTATGTTTCAAAACCTAACCAAATTTCCTAAAAAATGTCTGAAACTTGTGAAACAGAGAATCaaagtaatattttaattttctgacTACTAATTGGAGTCCTATAGACTGACTGAGGTGATGATAATATGACTTTTACAGATGTGCTTAATTTGGAAGTAATTTGtaaatagatttaataaaattattccTCTAAGAGGgttcaaaaaaaattttctacaTGTGGTTTCAACAACGTACTGATCCTTAAGATCGGTTCAACATAACATTTATTCTTAAATATGACTTCAACATCACATTACTTTTATATACCGCTATGGGTTCAACATCACATTACTTATATATGTGTTTAACATCACATTACTTTTATATATGGTTAAGTTACTTTTATAACTTAACTAACTAACACTTAACTTATAACACTTAACTACTATAACATTTGTTTCACTTACTTCTTTTGGCCTGAGATGATCCCTGTAATAAAAACCTCCAGTCAACATTTTCTTGGCAAAAGTGACCAAGTCTGGTGGATCTCTAAGGTTAAAGTACTCGTGCACCCAGAACTTGCCAGTTGTGCCAGCACCGGTCTGCACTTCATCTATTAGTAGCGCTATGTTGTTCTGAATTAGAGCAAATACATAGAACAAATCAAAAACATAATATTAGCAATTGACATCAGATAATGATGTTTAGATAAACATACACTGTGAGGATGATAAAAGGGTACAAATTTATAATGTCACTATAACGGACATATGCTAAAATggggtaatttattttttttaatgaatcatgagtgtgtgtgtgcacatGAGAAGTAAATATAGTTTAGGGACATTTTACTATGTAAAGGACCACAACAATTCAATATGATGAATATTAATGTAATGTTTATCAATGTTACATTATGTATTGTTcagttataataaaaaaattatgattaAGCAACATAATTCTgatgaattttttatttatgaagaatTATGACATTATGCtgtttactataaaaaaaacaattagcatTCAAACTCAATAATGAGCTTGCTATCATTTCTTAAaacttatttaatttattaatttattacatCAATAAATCAAACACAATTGTCACTCTAACAAACCTTTCTACAAATGTCTTGAAGTCCTTGGAAGAATTGAGGACTTGCAAAATTGTCTCCTCCTTCGCACTGAATAGGTTCGATAGCCACACAAGCAACTGGGTTATCCCTCTTTTGGTAATGATTGATCAAATCTTCAACCTGTTTAGAGTGTAAAACATCAAATGTagttaatttacaaaaaataactaGCATATGATTTTCAGATTTTTACACAGCTAAGCtgtaaaataacaacaaacagaATTAAAATTGTGATAGGCAATGCCCTTGTAGTTGTTGATGGCTCtctgacttcgacagattatgctggagatgtctgggtttcttgtaCAAGTGTTTTAGATGCACTTATCTACACATAACagagcctacacatgtaacaagtagaAAGACTAAGTTTAAACCGCTATATACGTAAATGAAGTTTAATCCTGtaaaggccacagtcgagtctctgtctGTCAAACAAAGTTATCCCTCTGAAGtcctaacaccaactgactaATAATTACAGAAATAAACTATAACCAGCTAAGCTGTGACATCACGTTCAAAGTCCATCAACTATGGTGCGTCACTATACTAACTAAATCTCTAAAaagttatataataaaaatgtaaaaaaaataaaataaaacggaTAAAGGCTCAtgtcttattccatacgctagaacaaagtcatacaagtgctcctttttccctagtgccattagagaatggaatgggttgactaaatcagccaggaaaacaaacgacttagcagagtttaagtcattaattaacatgaatgactagattgacacataaaatgcaTAAAACGTAAttttatcttcttttctgaagtaacatctgtagttaagataagataaatataatacaaattaataTTGTAGAAAGTGCCAGTCTTTTAATATTCTGATAGAGTATCAATTAACCTCAGCCAAACATCTCTGTTCCTCTTTAGAATTCTCCAGTTCAAAGTCTTCCAAAGGATATCTGAGTGAAGGAAAGGAGGCAATGGGCCAGTCAGGGCTAGGGAAATCAAGCTTGTGGGTCCATTTGGTATGAGTCAAGGCAAGAGCACCTGaaagtatttgaaaaaaaaatcttttaaaaatcttataaaaTCCTTTATAAAAGAGAGTTTGAAAAATATTGTGCTCATTACTCTACCAGTCTATGggatgtttaaaaataaatcaagatGTTAcagaatttaaaattaaaatctaagaattttttttaaaatcataaaccATTTCTGTGAAATAATTTAATGCCAAATTCTAAAACAATCTAAATGctatacaaaattatttatttgaattaGACTGGAGAAAATGATACAAGGTATGAATTGAAAAGCATGGTAAAATAACTATTGTTTCAATAGAATCAAAAAGTCAGAGAACTGAAACTTACCCATTGTCCTGCCAtgaaaagcatttttaaaagaGAGCACAGAAATGTTTGGATTTCCAGGAGGTTTATTAAACAAAGATGTCTCAAGTTCCTCTCTGGAAGGTGGCTTACCACCCCTTTCTTTTCTCTACAAAAACCAAATTTAAGCCAATGATATACAGATTGgtcaaattattttaaatgcttATGATGCCCTTAAAACTAATGAGTACTCACTCTAAATGCCATGAAAGCAGCTTTGAGGGCATGTTCTATTGAGCAAGCACCACAACCCATTGTGATAACCTGATTCATCCCAGGTGGAgctacctagtaatataaattaaatgtgAAAAAATGCTATCGacataaatcatttttttcaagtgaggttttaagaatattttgattgtttttgcTGTCCTATTTAACttgaatttatttcttttaattaattgCTATTAAGCCGTAAAAATcagttaaaatttttaaaccTGCATGGAAAAAGAAACAATCAAATGTGTATGAGTATTAATTTATTATGGTTACACTTAATTGTATAcagaattattttaatataaaaacgcTTTACTTTTATATTCAAACTTCAGATTTATAAGACTCTAagctagatatatatatattttgaaatattacaCATTTTATCTACTAAAAAATAGTTCATATTAAGTGTTTGTCACTTCACATTTGTGACATATAGGGGTATGAATCCAAACTCGTTTATATCAAGTTCAACTAGTCAGTTCAAGGTACAGACTTCAAACTGACTTTATCTTAACCTTACTCAAGGTTATTTCACTCACCACCCAAGGTGCAAATTACATTAATATTAAAAAGTGTGaccaaaaaatatgtattttgatCCGATTTGTTTGAACTATACCTATAACAAGACTAACAAAAATAACTTACCGATAATAAAGATTCATTGATATTCTTGACAAAATCAGCAGGAGGAAATACACCAAGTGCTGGTCTGTTCACAAAGGAACTCTGTGAAAAAAATTACAgtctaaaaattgaaatatagGGAAAAGTAGCACAACCTTTTTTTGAAAAATGAATgccaaacaaataaatgtaaaaaaaaaaaattatgaatggTATTCCgcaatatttaaaaactttaaaatataaaatttcaaAAGCCATATGAATGAGGTTGGAGATATTTTTAACCATTTTTCTGTCAACAAAGCTTTTCATTATGCCCATAGATTTTCTTAATAACATGACTTTGTTTAAATCCTCAATAAAGTTTGTGAACTGTTCCCACATGCAATACAAGGTATGCTAAAAATGGTTGGTTTGTCTTGTGTACAAAGTTGCAGTGAAACACTGGGCTACCAAACCAAAGACATCTTGTGTTCCAACATGGTGAAGACAGAGTTtgaatttctgtttttttgtctCTGAGTCTAATGGGACATTTTGGGGGAAATAAAGAAATCTTAGAGATGACTTCGCACAACCATGTTTTAATCACAATATACACACCACAATACAAAAGTCATATGATGTAACCTAATATGCACCCTTTCCAAGTTGTTACAGATTTAATTTCAAGAAAAAGctttaaattttgtgtttatcatatattttatatggaatttataaattaaaaactaagaatacaaaaaaaaatagtttttatttaatgtatatCAGTTCAATGTGCAACTGCAAACAAGCTGGCAATAGAAATGTTGAACTCACTAGATTAGAAGGATTTGTCAAGACTTTTGTTATCCTTGGATGATTATAGCCTGTAACAGACATGTTTAATTCATTCAACATTTATTAAACAATCTTTTCAGGGATTTAAATCATGATAAAGgtagagaatttaaaaaatacacagaaTAGTAATTTATCAGTTATATTACTTGACCACTAAAAAGTAATGTGTCACAGACACAAGTACCTCTTAAACTTATGATGTCTTGGAAACAAGTAATAATTATGGATCATACATTCATCAGGTCTAGAATAAATTCTTGTGTGAATAGAATTAGACTTAAGTTTCA is part of the Biomphalaria glabrata chromosome 2, xgBioGlab47.1, whole genome shotgun sequence genome and harbors:
- the LOC106056277 gene encoding 4-aminobutyrate aminotransferase, mitochondrial-like; translation: MSSSLLACQLRQLKYLVSANSYLKLSQASYTVSNAEPAGPVLVTPIPGPKSKQLKSELDQVQNTDAVQFFVDYEKSYGNYIVDVDGNYLLDLYTQIASIPLGYNHPRITKVLTNPSNLSSFVNRPALGVFPPADFVKNINESLLSVAPPGMNQVITMGCGACSIEHALKAAFMAFRRKERGGKPPSREELETSLFNKPPGNPNISVLSFKNAFHGRTMGALALTHTKWTHKLDFPSPDWPIASFPSLRYPLEDFELENSKEEQRCLAEVEDLINHYQKRDNPVACVAIEPIQCEGGDNFASPQFFQGLQDICRKNNIALLIDEVQTGAGTTGKFWVHEYFNLRDPPDLVTFAKKMLTGGFYYRDHLRPKEGYRIFNTWIGDPSKVVMLKEVLKVIKDEQLLQKTTDTGKYMLNKLIAAQNKYPHLLSRARGLGAIAAIDFPDPQTRDKAVAKLRELGIHLGTCGTSTLRIRPTLILEKKHVDIFADRFHQVLKQL